The genomic region AAACCGCACCTTGACCTGTAGCCAGGAGGCGCTGACGCGGGCCGCCCGACGGGTCACGGAGAGAGGACCCGGCGCCCGGCGCGGTTTCACAAACGCCCCAAATGCCTGCAATCGCAGCTCAGGAGAGTTCCACGCGAGCTCAGCTGCCCCGCCACGAGTCGCCACCTCGACCAGTGCTGAGCGACAGAAACAACAGCAAGATTTCACCCGGCCACCGAGGCCCGGGCAAGCGCAGAGAACCGCAGGAACTTTCCATTAGGCGCCTTTTTTTAACCAAGGACCGTAAGCACCGCCCCTCGCATTGATGCTGAAAACCCGGGCTGGGCTCGGTCGGAGACCTCACCGGGCGGATACTGCGGGTCGGCGGTGTTCCCAAACAGGTCCGACAGAGGAGTATATAAACTCCTACCTCGGCGGGCAATTGTGTTTGTTTGTTCCGAAAACATGTCTGGACGCGGCAAGGGTGGGAAGGGCTTAGGCAAGGGGGGCGCCAAGCGCCACCGCAAGGTGCTGCGCGACAACATCCAGGGCATCACCAAACCCGCCATCCGGCGGCTGGCCCGGCGCGGCGGCGTGAAGCGCATCTCCGGCCTCATCTACGAGGAGACCCGCGGGGTGCTCAAGGTGTTCCTGGAGAACGTGATCCGGGACGCCGTCACCTACACGGAGCACGCCAAGCGCAAGACGGTCACGGCCATGGACGTGGTGTACGCGCTCAAGCGCCAGGGGCGCACCCTCTACGGCTTCGGGGGCTAAGATGACCTTAAATTGTCGCACCAATTGCCCAAAAGGCCCTTCTAAGGGCCACCCACGAAATCTGTTAAGGAGCTGTAGACCCCTTTGTTGACTTAGCTGAGCGCCGTACCATGAGTGTCCTTAGCGTGGTTTAGGACCCGTTAAACCTGAAACTAGTGTGCCTGAAATATCCGCGCGTCTCTGCACTCTCGGCCCCCGGTGTGTCCATCACAAAGTGGCTGAACGTCCGGTCATGCCGAGTCTTTACTGTCAAAGCCAGGTTTGTACTGAAAGCCGAACTAACCATACATCGTCCGAGGTGCAACTGGACGATCGTGGTAAACAGCGATTCTCTTCGTCTGGGAGTTCTGGCTTAGAACGCAGTGGCAGGACGTGCAAACCACGTCAGTCCCGCCAATTGACTTCACTTAAAGTAGATGCATTTTTACCAGGAATGCAATCATGACGCTTTTTAAATTCGTGAAATGCACTTTGGGATTCTCAATACAACATGGGAAGGGATGCTCATGCATCctaaaagttttttgaaaagtCCGACATTTTCTTTGTGCATCATCACAGAGATCGGCGGGCGAGGCGGGAAGACGCTTCCGGTCCTCAATGGATTGAACAAAGTGAATTCTGGAGGCGGGGCGAGGCTGGGCGGGGCGGGCGCCTACTGTCCAATCAGGATTCGAGAGTCGCTATAAGTACTGGGACCCGTGTTCTTCATCCCGCAGTGCTGAGTAGCTAGCCCTAGTTGTCATGGCTCGCACAAAGCAGACGGCGCGCAAGTCGACGGGCGGCAAGGCCCCGCGCAAGCAGCTGGCCACCAAGGCGGCCCGCAAGAGCGCGCCGGCCACCGGCGGCGTCAAGAAGCCGCACCGCTACCGGCCCGGCACGGTGGCCCTGCGCGAGATCCGCCGCTACCAGAAGTCCACCGAGCTGCTGATCCGCAAGCTGCCGTTCCAGCGGCTGGTGCGCGAGATCGCGCAGGACTTCAAGACCGACCTGCGCTTCCAGAGCTCGGCCGTGATGGCGCTGCAGGAGGCGTGCGAGGCCTACCTGGTGGGGCTCTTCGAGGACACCAACCTGTGCGCCATCCACGCCAAGCGCGTCACCATCATGCCCAAGGACATCCAGCTGGCGCGCCGCATCCGTGGGGAGCGGGCGTAAAGCTTTGTAGCGTTCTCCGTACACCC from Panthera uncia isolate 11264 chromosome B2 unlocalized genomic scaffold, Puncia_PCG_1.0 HiC_scaffold_25, whole genome shotgun sequence harbors:
- the LOC125939402 gene encoding histone H4, giving the protein MSGRGKGGKGLGKGGAKRHRKVLRDNIQGITKPAIRRLARRGGVKRISGLIYEETRGVLKVFLENVIRDAVTYTEHAKRKTVTAMDVVYALKRQGRTLYGFGG
- the LOC125908486 gene encoding uncharacterized protein LOC125908486, which translates into the protein MARTKQTARKSTGGKAPRKQLATKAARKSAPATGGVKKPHRYRPGTVALREIRRYQKSTELLIRKLPFQRLVREIAQDFKTDLRFQSSAVMALQEACEAYLVGLFEDTNLCAIHAKRVTIMPKDIQLARRIRGERAYQEALTRAARRVTERGPGARRGFTNAPNACNRSSGEFHASSAAPPRVATSTSAERQKQQQDFTRPPRPGTVSTAPRIDAENPGWARSETSPGGYCGSAVFPNRSDRGVYKLLPRRAIVFVCSENMSGRGKGGKGLGKGGAKRHRKVLRDNIQGITKPAIRRLARRGGVKRISGLIYEETRGVLKVFLENVIRDAVTYTEHAKRKTVTAMDVVYALKRQGRTLYGFGEIGGRGGKTLPVLNGLNKLALVVMARTKQTARKSTGGKAPRKQLATKAARKSAPATGGVKKPHRYRPGTVALREIRRYQKSTELLIRKLPFQRLVREIAQDFKTDLRFQSSAVMALQEACEAYLVGLFEDTNLCAIHAKRVTIMPKDIQLARRIRGERA